A genomic window from Synechococcus sp. CBW1107 includes:
- the rplD gene encoding 50S ribosomal protein L4: protein MVNCVVRDWQGKEAGKASLDLKVAKESSAADLVHRAVVRQLANARQGTASTLTRAEVRGGGRKPYKQKGTGRARQGSIRTPLRPGGGVIFGPKPRSYTLAMNRKERRLALRTALISRAADIVVVKGFAADLEVPKTKEIVAALDRWDVPAGSKVLLVLDAPGDVVRRSVRNLEKVKLIAADQLNVFDLLHANVLVLSEEALAKIQEIYGDD from the coding sequence ATGGTGAATTGTGTTGTTCGCGATTGGCAGGGCAAGGAGGCCGGCAAGGCCAGCCTTGACCTGAAGGTCGCCAAGGAATCCTCCGCAGCCGACCTGGTGCACAGGGCGGTGGTCAGGCAGCTGGCCAACGCCCGCCAGGGCACCGCCAGCACCCTCACCCGGGCCGAGGTCCGCGGTGGTGGTCGCAAGCCCTACAAGCAGAAAGGCACCGGCCGGGCACGGCAGGGCTCGATCCGCACCCCGCTGCGCCCAGGTGGTGGTGTGATCTTCGGGCCCAAGCCCCGCAGCTACACCCTGGCGATGAACCGCAAGGAACGTCGTCTGGCCCTGCGCACCGCGCTGATCAGCCGCGCCGCCGACATCGTGGTGGTGAAGGGCTTCGCCGCCGATCTTGAGGTCCCCAAAACCAAGGAGATCGTGGCGGCCCTCGATCGCTGGGACGTGCCGGCCGGCAGCAAGGTGCTGCTGGTGCTCGATGCCCCCGGCGACGTGGTGCGCCGCTCGGTGCGGAACCTTGAAAAGGTGAAGCTGATCGCCGCTGATCAGCTCAATGTGTTCGACCTGCTCCACGCCAATGTGCTGGTGTTGAGCGAAGAGGCACTGGCGAAGATTCAGGAGATCTACGGCGATGACTGA
- the rpsC gene encoding 30S ribosomal protein S3 produces the protein MGHKIHPTGLRLGITQEHRSRWYAPSKTYPTLLQEDDRIRCFIHKKYASAGISDVLIARKADQLEVELKTARPGVLVGRQGSGIEELRAGIQKTVGDRNRQVRINVVEVERVDADAFLLAEYIAQQLEKRVAFRRVMRMTVQRAQRAGVLGLKIQVSGRLNGAEIARTEWTREGRVPLHTLRADIDYATKVATTTYGVLGIKVWVFKGEVLPGQQEKLPVGAAPRRRANRRPQQFEDRSNEE, from the coding sequence ATGGGACACAAGATCCATCCAACCGGCCTGCGCCTGGGGATCACCCAGGAACACCGCTCCCGTTGGTATGCCCCCAGCAAGACCTATCCGACCCTCCTCCAGGAGGACGACCGGATTCGCTGCTTCATTCACAAGAAGTACGCCTCAGCCGGTATCAGCGATGTGCTGATCGCCCGCAAGGCTGATCAGCTGGAGGTCGAGCTCAAGACGGCCCGACCCGGTGTGCTGGTTGGACGCCAGGGCAGCGGCATCGAGGAACTGCGCGCCGGAATTCAGAAAACCGTCGGTGATCGCAACCGCCAGGTACGCATCAATGTGGTGGAAGTGGAGCGGGTCGACGCCGACGCCTTCCTGCTGGCCGAGTACATCGCCCAGCAGCTGGAGAAGCGGGTGGCGTTCCGCCGGGTCATGCGCATGACCGTGCAGCGGGCCCAACGGGCCGGTGTGCTCGGTCTCAAGATCCAGGTGAGCGGGCGTCTCAACGGCGCCGAAATCGCCCGGACCGAATGGACCCGGGAAGGCCGGGTTCCGCTGCACACCCTCCGCGCCGACATCGACTACGCCACCAAGGTGGCCACCACCACCTACGGGGTGCTGGGTATCAAGGTGTGGGTGTTCAAAGGTGAAGTGCTTCCTGGTCAACAGGAAAAACTCCCGGTCGGGGCAGCACCACGGCGCCGTGCCAATCGCCGGCCCCAACAGTTCGAAGACCGCTCCAACGAGGAGTGA
- a CDS encoding NAD(P)H-quinone oxidoreductase subunit N — protein sequence MPLLLSGRRFRQDLEKAGALALYAPLEGGAETRLLRRLRAAGYGAQITSARGLGDPEAFLFQSHGVRPPHLGHHSVGRGAAVGEVQRVMPQLGALLEGVRPMVLWLLEAQVLSSAELQSLCALTRREPRLKIVAELGGSRSLRWTPLEQMVAA from the coding sequence ATGCCTCTGCTGCTCTCCGGTCGTCGCTTCCGTCAGGATCTGGAGAAGGCCGGCGCCCTGGCCCTCTACGCCCCCCTGGAAGGAGGTGCTGAGACCCGTCTGCTGCGGCGCCTGCGTGCGGCCGGCTACGGAGCCCAGATCACTTCGGCCCGGGGTCTGGGCGACCCCGAGGCCTTCCTGTTTCAGAGCCACGGGGTTCGGCCGCCTCACCTCGGCCACCACAGTGTCGGTCGAGGGGCCGCCGTTGGCGAGGTGCAACGGGTGATGCCCCAGTTGGGGGCCCTGCTGGAGGGCGTCAGGCCGATGGTGTTGTGGCTGCTGGAAGCTCAGGTGCTCTCGTCGGCCGAGCTTCAGTCGCTCTGCGCGCTCACCAGGCGCGAGCCCCGGCTGAAGATCGTGGCGGAGCTGGGCGGCTCCCGCAGCCTGCGCTGGACGCCCCTGGAGCAGATGGTTGCCGCCTGA
- a CDS encoding HAD family hydrolase, which yields MTPSPLLVFDFDGVLVDGMAEYWWAARQAAQRLRPDLNLPEQAPAAFVRLRPLIHKGWEMVLVAAELARSSSQLTAPGVAYDQSLAAALAHWGWSPETLQAGLEAVRREAIAADRHHWLALHRPYPHVPQRLRALAAEGADWAVLTTKGGAFARELLEAQGLTPLHTYGHEDGSKPEVLLRLCAMQRPLWFIEDRRPTLEAVRATAGLEAVRCFLVSWGYLGPHDLIDLPEGLALLEPATFSAPLAAWP from the coding sequence GTGACCCCCAGCCCTCTGCTGGTGTTCGATTTTGATGGTGTCCTCGTCGACGGCATGGCGGAGTACTGGTGGGCGGCCCGCCAGGCGGCCCAGAGGCTGCGGCCGGATCTCAACCTGCCCGAGCAGGCGCCCGCCGCGTTCGTCCGGTTGCGCCCGCTGATCCACAAGGGCTGGGAGATGGTCCTGGTGGCCGCGGAGCTGGCCCGCAGCTCCAGTCAGCTCACCGCTCCGGGGGTGGCCTACGACCAGTCCCTGGCTGCGGCGCTGGCGCACTGGGGCTGGAGTCCCGAGACCTTGCAGGCCGGCCTTGAAGCGGTGCGTCGGGAGGCCATTGCGGCCGATCGTCACCACTGGCTGGCCCTGCATCGCCCCTATCCCCACGTCCCGCAGCGGCTGCGGGCCCTGGCGGCCGAGGGGGCCGACTGGGCCGTGCTCACCACCAAGGGCGGTGCCTTCGCCCGGGAGCTGCTGGAGGCCCAGGGCCTCACCCCTCTGCACACCTACGGCCACGAGGATGGGAGCAAGCCCGAGGTGCTGCTGCGCCTGTGTGCCATGCAGCGGCCGCTCTGGTTCATCGAGGACCGCCGACCCACCCTCGAGGCGGTGCGCGCCACGGCCGGACTGGAGGCGGTGCGCTGCTTCCTGGTGAGTTGGGGCTATCTGGGGCCCCACGACCTGATCGACCTGCCCGAGGGCCTGGCCCTGCTGGAGCCGGCGACCTTCTCGGCCCCCTTGGCGGCGTGGCCCTGA
- a CDS encoding AAA family ATPase codes for MPSPSVASIADAARPITPQRITDDLDRLLEVLPERVGEALASPFSREQLLEVVLDLGRAPEARYPGRAQLLDQRPIDRADLAAVVQRLGSFGGDNRAGIERTLHRISAIRNRGGEVVGLTCRVGRAVFGTVAMVRDLLDSGQSLLLMGRPGVGKTTALREIARVLADDLERRVVVIDTSNEIAGDGDIPHPAIGRARRMQVARPEHQHQVMIEAVENHMPEVIVIDEIGTELEAQAARTIAERGVMLVATAHGNELANLIKNPTLADLIGGIQSVTLGDEEARRRGSQKTVLERCSDPTFPLAVEMHSRSRWLVHRDVARTVDQQLRGQPVRPQVRELGSDGLLRLNDPEPGPASPRMPRRGLVAAGDRPPPGPSLAPVPLPDPELLPPHRRSAPPAPAAPPLRLYCCGVSPQLLEQVVRSRQLPVERASLVEDADAVLSLRQQLGREPQVRSQALERHVPILVIKADTLPQIQRGVERLLRRRGGDGDREAGATGPASAPDDAHGAMEECRLAVEQVVLPQGRPVELLPRSPSVRRIQADQVNGYGLRSAEFGSGDQQRLRVFPP; via the coding sequence ATGCCCAGTCCAAGCGTTGCCTCCATTGCCGACGCTGCCCGGCCGATCACGCCCCAGCGGATCACCGACGATCTCGACCGTCTGCTGGAAGTGCTGCCCGAGCGGGTGGGTGAAGCGCTGGCGAGCCCCTTCAGCCGTGAGCAGCTGCTGGAGGTGGTGCTCGACCTGGGCCGTGCCCCAGAAGCGCGCTACCCGGGCCGTGCCCAGCTGCTGGACCAGCGGCCCATTGACCGGGCCGATCTGGCGGCGGTGGTGCAACGGCTCGGGTCCTTCGGTGGCGATAACCGGGCCGGCATCGAGCGCACCCTCCACCGCATCAGTGCGATCCGCAACCGCGGCGGGGAGGTGGTCGGACTCACCTGCCGGGTCGGCCGGGCGGTCTTCGGCACGGTGGCGATGGTGCGCGACCTGCTCGACAGCGGCCAGTCACTGCTGCTGATGGGCCGCCCCGGTGTGGGCAAGACCACGGCCCTGCGGGAGATCGCCCGGGTCCTGGCCGATGACCTGGAGCGCCGTGTGGTGGTGATCGACACCAGCAACGAGATCGCCGGGGATGGCGATATCCCCCATCCCGCCATCGGCCGGGCCCGGCGCATGCAGGTGGCACGGCCTGAGCACCAGCACCAGGTGATGATCGAGGCGGTCGAGAACCACATGCCCGAGGTCATCGTGATCGATGAGATCGGCACCGAACTCGAGGCCCAGGCCGCCCGCACCATTGCCGAGCGCGGCGTGATGCTGGTGGCCACGGCCCACGGCAACGAGCTGGCCAACCTGATCAAGAATCCCACCCTGGCGGATCTGATCGGGGGCATTCAGTCGGTCACCCTGGGGGATGAGGAGGCCCGCCGGCGCGGCTCCCAGAAGACGGTGCTGGAGCGCTGCTCCGACCCCACCTTCCCCCTGGCGGTGGAGATGCACAGCCGCAGCCGCTGGCTGGTGCACCGCGATGTGGCCCGCACTGTCGACCAGCAGCTGCGGGGTCAGCCGGTCCGACCTCAGGTCCGCGAACTGGGCAGCGACGGCCTCCTGCGCCTCAATGATCCCGAGCCCGGTCCTGCTTCCCCCCGGATGCCGCGACGTGGTCTGGTGGCGGCCGGGGATCGGCCTCCCCCAGGGCCGTCCCTGGCGCCGGTTCCGCTGCCCGACCCGGAGCTGCTTCCGCCCCATCGCCGTTCGGCACCACCGGCTCCTGCGGCCCCGCCCCTGCGCCTCTACTGCTGTGGGGTCAGCCCCCAGTTGCTGGAGCAGGTGGTGCGCAGCCGCCAGCTGCCGGTGGAGCGCGCCAGCCTGGTGGAGGACGCCGATGCGGTGCTCAGCCTGCGTCAGCAGCTGGGCCGTGAACCCCAGGTGCGCAGCCAGGCCCTTGAGCGGCATGTGCCCATCCTGGTGATCAAGGCCGACACCCTTCCCCAGATCCAGCGGGGTGTGGAGCGACTGTTGCGTCGTCGCGGTGGTGACGGGGACAGGGAAGCAGGCGCCACGGGCCCTGCCAGCGCCCCCGATGACGCCCATGGCGCCATGGAGGAATGCCGTCTGGCGGTGGAGCAGGTGGTGCTTCCCCAGGGGCGGCCGGTGGAGCTCCTGCCCCGCAGTCCGTCGGTGCGCCGCATCCAGGCCGATCAGGTGAACGGGTACGGGCTGCGCAGTGCCGAATTCGGCAGCGGCGACCAGCAGCGGCTGCGGGTCTTTCCCCCCTGA
- the rplV gene encoding 50S ribosomal protein L22: protein MANTTTPSQEARAHGRYIRGSVSKVRRVLDQIRGRTYREALILLEFMPYRSTGPITKVLRSAVANAEHNMGLDPASLVISTASADMGPSLKRFRPRAQGRAYAIKKQTCHISIAVAPSA from the coding sequence ATGGCCAACACCACCACCCCCAGCCAAGAAGCCCGCGCCCACGGCCGCTACATCCGCGGTTCCGTGTCCAAGGTGCGCCGGGTACTCGATCAGATCCGCGGCCGCACCTACCGCGAGGCGCTGATTCTGCTCGAGTTCATGCCTTACCGCTCGACCGGACCGATCACCAAGGTGCTCCGTTCCGCCGTGGCCAACGCCGAGCACAACATGGGTCTCGACCCAGCGTCACTCGTGATCAGCACCGCCAGCGCCGACATGGGTCCATCCCTGAAGCGCTTCCGGCCACGGGCCCAGGGCCGTGCCTACGCCATCAAAAAGCAAACCTGCCACATCAGCATTGCTGTGGCTCCTTCCGCCTGA
- the rplC gene encoding 50S ribosomal protein L3: protein MSFGILGKKLGMSQFFDPNGKSIPVTVIEAGPCRITQLKTPATDGYSAAQIGFGETRDKLVNKPAAGHLAKSGDELLRHLQEYRLESLDGLELGASITVEAFEAGQKVDVSGDTVGRGFSGYQKRHGFSRGPMSHGSKNHREPGSTGAGTTPGRVYPGKRMAGRYGGKQITTRGLTILKVDQERNLLVVKGSVPGKPGTLLSIRPALRVGAKAAN from the coding sequence ATGTCCTTCGGCATCCTTGGGAAGAAACTGGGCATGTCTCAGTTCTTCGACCCCAACGGCAAATCCATCCCGGTCACCGTGATCGAGGCGGGCCCTTGCCGCATCACCCAACTCAAGACTCCCGCCACTGACGGCTACAGCGCCGCTCAGATCGGCTTCGGCGAGACCCGCGACAAGCTCGTGAACAAACCCGCGGCCGGTCACCTGGCCAAGTCCGGGGACGAGCTGTTGCGTCACCTGCAGGAATACCGCCTCGAGTCCCTTGATGGGCTTGAGCTCGGTGCCTCCATCACTGTCGAGGCCTTCGAAGCCGGACAGAAGGTGGACGTGAGCGGCGACACGGTCGGCCGGGGGTTCTCCGGTTACCAGAAGCGTCATGGCTTCAGCCGCGGTCCGATGAGCCACGGCTCCAAGAATCACCGCGAACCCGGTTCCACAGGCGCCGGCACCACGCCTGGCCGCGTCTATCCGGGCAAGCGCATGGCGGGCCGCTACGGCGGCAAGCAGATCACCACCCGCGGCCTCACCATCCTCAAGGTGGACCAAGAGCGCAACCTGCTGGTGGTGAAGGGGTCGGTGCCTGGCAAGCCCGGCACCCTGCTCAGCATCCGACCCGCCCTGCGGGTCGGCGCCAAGGCCGCGAACTGA
- the rplB gene encoding 50S ribosomal protein L2, which produces MAIRNYRPYTPGTRGRSSSDFSEVTERRPERSLVVAKHRQKGRNNRGVITCRHRGGGHKRLYRLVDFRRDKTGVVARVAAIHYDPHRNARLALLFYTDGEKRYILAPAGITVGQTVVSGPEAPIEVGNALPLSAIPLGSSVHNVELYAGRGGQMVRTAGASAQVMAKEGDYVALKLPSTEVRLVRRECFATLGEVGNAEVRNTSLGKAGRTRWLGRRPQVRGSVMNPCDHPHGGGEGRAPIGRSGPVTPWGKPALGLKTRKRNKPSNRFVLRKRRRTSKRSRGGRDS; this is translated from the coding sequence ATGGCAATCCGCAACTACCGCCCCTACACCCCCGGCACCCGCGGCCGCTCCTCCAGCGACTTCAGTGAAGTCACCGAGCGCCGTCCCGAGCGTTCACTGGTGGTGGCCAAACACCGCCAGAAAGGTCGCAACAACCGCGGTGTGATCACCTGCCGCCACCGCGGCGGCGGCCACAAGCGCCTCTACCGGCTCGTCGACTTCCGTCGCGACAAGACCGGGGTGGTCGCCCGCGTGGCCGCCATCCACTACGACCCCCACCGCAATGCGCGGCTGGCCCTGCTCTTCTACACCGACGGTGAGAAGCGCTACATCCTCGCTCCCGCTGGAATCACGGTGGGCCAGACGGTCGTCTCAGGGCCCGAGGCCCCGATCGAAGTGGGCAATGCCCTGCCGCTTTCGGCCATTCCCCTCGGCTCCAGCGTCCACAACGTCGAGCTGTACGCCGGCCGCGGTGGCCAGATGGTGCGCACCGCCGGAGCCAGCGCCCAGGTGATGGCCAAGGAAGGTGACTATGTCGCTCTCAAGCTGCCCTCCACCGAGGTTCGGCTGGTGCGTCGTGAGTGTTTCGCCACCCTGGGCGAAGTGGGCAACGCCGAAGTCCGCAACACCAGCCTCGGCAAGGCCGGCCGCACCCGCTGGCTCGGGCGCCGTCCCCAGGTGCGCGGCAGTGTGATGAACCCCTGCGATCACCCCCACGGTGGTGGTGAAGGCCGGGCTCCGATCGGCCGCTCCGGCCCTGTCACCCCCTGGGGCAAACCCGCTCTGGGCCTGAAAACCCGCAAACGCAACAAGCCCAGCAATCGGTTTGTGCTGCGGAAGCGTCGCCGCACCTCCAAGCGGAGCCGTGGCGGACGGGATTCCTGA
- the rpsS gene encoding 30S ribosomal protein S19, whose amino-acid sequence MGRSLKKGPFVADHLLRKVEAQNSAGDKTVIKTWSRASTILPMMIGHTIAVHNGKSHVPVYVTEQMVGHKLGEFAPTRTFRGHIKDKKGAR is encoded by the coding sequence ATGGGACGTTCACTCAAAAAAGGACCCTTTGTCGCCGACCATCTTCTGCGCAAGGTCGAAGCGCAGAACAGCGCTGGTGACAAGACCGTGATCAAGACCTGGTCACGGGCCTCCACCATCCTGCCGATGATGATCGGCCACACCATTGCCGTTCACAACGGCAAGAGCCACGTGCCGGTCTACGTGACCGAGCAGATGGTGGGCCACAAGCTGGGGGAATTCGCCCCCACCCGCACCTTCCGGGGCCACATCAAAGACAAGAAAGGTGCCCGTTAA
- a CDS encoding LdpA C-terminal domain-containing domain, translated as MPPEQALACGRWVKLICGASNQDLASIEDLCGLYALAGVHCIDMAADEAVVAAARRGLRWALAQRPQLRLPWLMLSLSDGEDPHFRKAWFDPSRCPADCPRPCARVCPAEAIPPGTGVIRERCYGCGRCLPACPHGLIEAQTHGLEDAAVPELLARLRPDAVEIHTGLGRGEAFARRLEQVVASGLPLRRLAVSCGLEAGAGAGGAHPGATPAALARELWQRFVLLRRHRFRPLWQLDGRPMSGDVGDGTAHAAVNLLLALRQQAPPGPLQLAGGTNGRSLELLRQRSGGSRMARRAAAGVAFGGLARRRLSPLVLEAESRGRRLLDEPALWPRALALAQELVSPWLAADG; from the coding sequence TTGCCGCCTGAGCAGGCTCTGGCCTGTGGTCGCTGGGTCAAGTTGATCTGCGGGGCCAGCAACCAGGACCTCGCCTCCATCGAAGATCTCTGCGGCCTCTATGCCCTCGCAGGAGTCCACTGCATCGACATGGCCGCCGATGAAGCCGTGGTGGCCGCTGCCCGCCGAGGTCTGCGCTGGGCCCTCGCTCAGCGCCCTCAGCTGCGTCTCCCCTGGCTGATGCTCAGCCTCAGTGACGGCGAGGATCCCCACTTCCGCAAAGCCTGGTTTGACCCCAGCCGCTGTCCGGCGGACTGCCCCAGGCCCTGCGCCCGCGTCTGTCCGGCCGAGGCGATCCCGCCCGGAACCGGCGTGATCAGAGAGCGCTGCTATGGCTGTGGCCGCTGCCTGCCCGCCTGTCCCCACGGGCTGATCGAGGCCCAGACCCATGGGCTCGAGGATGCGGCCGTACCGGAGCTTCTCGCCCGCCTGCGCCCGGATGCCGTGGAGATCCACACCGGTCTGGGCCGGGGAGAGGCCTTCGCCCGCAGGCTGGAGCAGGTGGTGGCCTCGGGCCTGCCCTTGCGGCGTCTGGCCGTGAGTTGTGGCCTCGAGGCCGGTGCCGGTGCTGGCGGGGCCCACCCCGGTGCGACCCCGGCGGCTCTGGCCAGAGAGCTCTGGCAGCGGTTCGTCCTGCTGCGCCGCCATCGCTTCCGGCCCCTCTGGCAACTCGATGGCCGCCCGATGAGCGGGGATGTGGGCGATGGCACGGCCCATGCCGCCGTGAACCTGCTGCTCGCCCTGCGCCAGCAGGCCCCCCCGGGACCTCTGCAACTGGCTGGCGGTACCAACGGCCGCAGCCTGGAGCTGCTGCGCCAGCGCAGCGGCGGCTCCCGGATGGCCCGCAGGGCCGCCGCCGGGGTGGCCTTCGGTGGCCTGGCCCGCCGCCGGCTCTCCCCCCTGGTGCTGGAGGCGGAGAGTCGCGGCCGGCGTCTGCTCGATGAACCGGCCCTCTGGCCCAGGGCCCTGGCGCTGGCGCAGGAACTCGTCTCACCCTGGCTGGCCGCCGATGGCTAG
- a CDS encoding 50S ribosomal protein L23, with translation MTERFNGRLADVIRKPLITEKATRALELNQYTFEVDPRAAKPDIKAAVEHLFDVHVVGVSTMNPPRRSRRVGRFAGKRAQVKKAVVRLAPGDAIQLFPEA, from the coding sequence ATGACTGAACGTTTCAATGGCCGGCTCGCGGACGTGATCCGCAAGCCGCTGATTACCGAAAAAGCCACCCGTGCCCTGGAACTCAACCAGTACACGTTCGAAGTGGATCCCCGGGCCGCCAAACCCGACATCAAGGCCGCCGTCGAACATCTGTTCGATGTCCATGTGGTCGGGGTGAGCACCATGAATCCCCCCCGTCGCAGTCGGCGGGTCGGCCGTTTCGCCGGCAAGCGCGCCCAGGTGAAGAAGGCCGTGGTGCGGCTCGCCCCTGGCGATGCCATCCAGTTGTTCCCAGAGGCCTGA